One Carassius auratus strain Wakin unplaced genomic scaffold, ASM336829v1 scaf_tig00052973, whole genome shotgun sequence DNA segment encodes these proteins:
- the LOC113090164 gene encoding fibroin heavy chain-like — MTARVDFSLIAAFWYLFGYLSITHAIQRQNTVDGFCPATLTFVPARRGCSSDEDCPGGHKCCRFDCGPVCVLPVFMKPGQCPLPEMIPLCAESCFHDGQCPATQKCCPTTGGFACSEPRGQGRGQGSGQGQGQGSGQGSGQGQGQGSGQGQGQGSGQGQGQGSGQGQGQGSGQGSGQGQGQGQGQGQGQGSGQGQGQGSGQGQGQGQGQGQGQGQGSGQGSGQGQGQGQGSGQGQGQGQGQGQGQGQGQGQGQGQGQGSGQGQGQGQGQGQGQGQGQGQGSGQGQGQGQGQGQGQGQGSGQGQGQGQGQGQGQGQGQGSGQGQGQGQGSGQGQGQGQGSGQGQGQGQGSGQGQGQGQGSGQGQGQGQGQGQGQGQGQGQGQGQGQGQGQGQGQGQGQGSGQGQGQGQG; from the exons ATGACCGCTCGAGTGGATTTCTCATTGATTGCTGCTTTTTGGTATCTTTTTGGATACTTGAGCATAACTCATGCTATTCAAAGACAAAACACAG TGGATGGTTTTTGTCCGGCGACGCTGACGTTCGTGCCGGCCCGTCGAGGATGTTCTTCTGATGAAGACTGCCCTGGAGGACACAAATGCTGTCGATTTGACTGTGGGCCTGTTTGTGTGCTGCCTGTTTTCA TGAAGCCGGGTCAGTGTCCCCTACCAGAGATGATTCCACTGTGTGCTGAAAGCTGTTtccatgatggccagtgtcctgccacacagaagtgttgcccaaccaccggtggctttgcatgcagtgaaccaCGTGGTCAGGGAAGAG gacagggaagcggccagggacaaggacagggaagcggacagggaagcggccagggacaaggacagggaagcggccagggacaaggacagggaagcggccagggacaaggacagggaagcggccagggacaaggacagggaagcggccagggaagcggtcagggacaaggccagggtcagggacaaggccagggacagggaagcggtcagggacaaggccagggaagcggccagggtcagggacaaggccagggacaaggccagggacaaggccagggaagcg gccagggaagcggccagggtcagggacaaggccagggaagcggccagggtcagggacaaggccagggtcagggacaaggccagggtcagggacaaggccagggtcagggacaaggccagggaagcggccagggtcagggacagggtcagggacaaggccagggtcagggacagggacaaggccagggaagcggacagggtcagggacagggacaaggccagggacagggacaaggccagggaagcggacagggtcagggtcagggacaaggccagggtcagggacaaggacaaggccagggaagcggacagggtcagggacaaggccagggaagcggacagggtcagggacaaggccagggaagcggacagggtcagggacaaggccagggaagcggacagggtcagggacaaggccagggaagcggacagggtcagggacaaggccagggccagggacaaggccagggccagggccagggacaaggccagggtcagggccagggtcagggacaaggccagggtcagggacaaggccagggaagcggacagggtcagggacagggtcaggga
- the LOC113090163 gene encoding putative per-hexamer repeat protein 5: protein MTARVDFSLIAALWYLFGYLSITHAIQRQNTVDGFCPATLTFVPARRGCSSDEDCPGGHKCCRFDCGPVCVLPVFMKPGQCPLPEMIPLCAESCFHDGQCPATQKCCPTTGGFACSEPRGQGRGQGSGQGQGQGSGQGSGQGQGQGSGQGQGQGSGQGQGQGQGQGQGQGSGQGQGQGSGKGQGQGQGQGSGQGQGQGQGQGQGQGQGQGSGQGQGQGQGSGQGQGQGQGQGQGSGQGQGQGQGSGQGQGQGQGSGQGQGQGQGSGQGQGQGQGSGQGQGQGQGQGQGQGQGQGQGSGQGQGQGQGQGQGQGQGQGSGQGQGQGQGSGQGQGQGQGQGQGSGQGQGQGQGSGQGQGQGQGSGQGQGQGQGSGQGQGQGQGQGQGQGSGQGQGQGQGQGQGQGSGQGQGQG, encoded by the exons ATGACCGCTCGAGTGGATTTCTCATTGATTGCTGCTTTGTGGTATCTTTTTGGATACTTGAGCATAACTCATGCTATTCAAAGACAAAACACAG TGGATGGTTTTTGTCCGGCGACGCTGACGTTCGTGCCGGCCCGTCGAGGATGTTCTTCTGATGAAGACTGCCCTGGAGGACACAAATGCTGTCGATTTGACTGTGGGCCTGTTTGTGTGCTGCCTGTTTTCA TGAAGCCGGGTCAGTGTCCCCTACCAGAGATGATTCCACTGTGTGCTGAAAGCTGTTtccatgatggccagtgtcctgccacacagaagtgttgcccaaccaccggtggctttgcatgcagtgaaccaCGTGGTCAGGGAAGAG gacagggaagcggccagggacaaggacagggaagcggacagggaagcggccagggacaaggacagggaagcggccagggacaaggacagggaagcggtcagggacaaggccagggtcagggacaaggccagggacagggaagcggtcagggacaaggccagggaagcggcaagg gccagggacagggacaaggccagggaagcggacagggtcagggtcagggacaaggccagggtcagggacagggacaaggccagggaagtggacagggtcagggacaaggccagggaagcggacagggtcagggacaaggtcagggacaaggccagggaagtggacagggtcagggacaaggccagggaagcggacagggtcagggacaaggccagggaagcggccagggtcagggacaaggccagggaagcggccagggtcagggacaaggccagggaagcggacagggtcagggacagggacaaggtcagggacaaggccagggacagggacaaggccagggaagcggacagggtcagggtcagggacaaggccagggtcagggacagggacaaggccagggaagtggacagggtcagggacaaggccagggaagcggacagggtcagggacaaggtcagggacaaggccagggaagtggacagggtcagggacaaggccagggaagcggacagggtcagggacaaggccagggaagcggccagggtcagggacaaggccagggaagcggccagggtcagggacaaggccagggtcagggacaaggccagggaagcggccagggtcagggacaaggccagggtcagggacaaggccagggaagcggccagggtcagggacaaggc